A genomic region of Candidatus Neomarinimicrobiota bacterium contains the following coding sequences:
- a CDS encoding dodecin family protein, translating to MSDSVYKIVDLVGTSESSWEDAARNAVETASKSLKDLRIAEATKLDMKIENGKVVSYRARVKLSFKYESGK from the coding sequence ATGAGTGATAGCGTTTACAAGATTGTAGACCTTGTGGGAACGAGCGAAAGCTCCTGGGAGGATGCGGCAAGAAACGCGGTGGAGACCGCCAGCAAAAGTCTCAAGGATTTGAGAATTGCAGAAGCCACCAAGCTGGACATGAAAATCGAGAACGGCAAGGTAGTTTCCTACCGGGCCAGGGTCAAGCTTTCGTTCAAGTATGAATCCGGGAAATAA
- a CDS encoding class I SAM-dependent methyltransferase, which yields MKKSREGRDWEQYYQEEEVESMPWFHPRLDHDLENALARFNIRSAAVLDLGTGPGTQAIALAKMGFQVTATDVSKTAVAKARARSLQKGVSVHFVHDDILKTGLEREFDFVFDRGCFHVLEPHDRPTYVETVHDLIRPEGFLFLKCFSRLEPGEEGPNRFSPHEIREQFQSSFRVESVKESKFMGNRRPYPRALFCLIQRV from the coding sequence ATGAAAAAATCCCGCGAGGGTCGTGACTGGGAACAGTACTATCAAGAGGAAGAGGTTGAATCAATGCCCTGGTTCCATCCCCGGCTCGACCATGATCTCGAGAATGCGCTGGCACGATTCAACATTCGGTCGGCCGCTGTGCTGGATCTTGGAACGGGCCCCGGAACCCAGGCTATTGCCCTGGCAAAGATGGGTTTTCAGGTTACTGCCACTGATGTTTCGAAAACGGCTGTGGCCAAGGCGAGAGCAAGGTCTCTACAAAAGGGAGTTTCCGTCCATTTTGTGCATGATGACATTCTCAAAACAGGACTGGAAAGGGAATTTGATTTTGTTTTCGACCGCGGTTGCTTTCATGTCCTTGAACCTCATGACAGGCCAACATACGTTGAGACCGTCCACGATCTGATCAGGCCTGAAGGTTTTTTGTTCCTCAAATGCTTCAGTCGCCTGGAACCGGGTGAGGAAGGTCCGAACCGGTTCAGTCCTCACGAGATTCGGGAACAATTTCAATCTTCCTTCAGGGTCGAATCAGTCAAGGAATCGAAGTTCATGGGGAATAGACGTCCGTACCCCAGAGCGTTGTTTTGTCTGATTCAGAGGGTTTGA
- a CDS encoding nitroreductase family protein — protein sequence MGFMKPDFHQFSEDRMLHRSADFLCSMKLRRSVRDFSGKSISFDVIKNIVMTAASAPSGANKQPWTFVIVKDSKIKKEIRMAAEKEEKENYEHRFTREWLEDLNLFGTDWHKEFLEKAPYLIVVFKHSYDNVNGKHRKNYYVNESVGIAVGFLLTAIHNAGLVALTHTPSPMGFLSKILRRPPNEKPYLLIPVGYPEDDAEVPIITKKSFQEVVEVC from the coding sequence ATGGGATTTATGAAACCTGACTTCCATCAGTTCTCAGAGGACAGGATGCTGCACCGCTCCGCAGACTTTTTGTGCAGCATGAAATTGAGGCGAAGCGTGAGAGATTTTTCGGGCAAGTCTATTTCTTTCGACGTCATAAAGAACATCGTTATGACAGCGGCCTCAGCGCCGTCCGGAGCCAACAAGCAACCTTGGACTTTCGTCATTGTAAAGGACTCGAAAATTAAGAAAGAAATTCGGATGGCAGCCGAAAAGGAGGAAAAGGAGAATTACGAGCACCGCTTCACAAGAGAGTGGCTGGAAGACTTGAACCTGTTTGGGACCGACTGGCACAAGGAGTTCTTGGAAAAGGCCCCGTACCTTATTGTCGTTTTCAAACACAGTTATGACAACGTGAATGGAAAGCATCGGAAGAATTACTATGTCAACGAATCTGTAGGTATCGCCGTGGGTTTCCTGTTGACCGCAATCCACAACGCGGGATTGGTTGCGTTAACCCACACTCCGAGTCCCATGGGATTTCTCTCAAAAATCCTGAGAAGACCGCCCAATGAAAAACCCTATCTGCTCATTCCTGTAGGCTATCCTGAGGACGATGCGGAAGTGCCCATCATAACAAAGAAGAGCTTCCAGGAGGTGGTAGAGGTCTGCTAG
- a CDS encoding 2-oxoacid:acceptor oxidoreductase subunit alpha, with the protein MSSRKFDFVIAVGGAAGQGIATPGNILAKIFARSGLYFFAHNAYQSIIRGGHSFLTVRASDTEVRNHGDTFHVLIALNQDTMDRHLKHMSTGTWVIYNSDTIKPGEANDGIQFCPMPVKVLSNNDRNKLVQNTVAIAAVVNLLGMGFETLESVLNEYFKRKGEEVVNANVNVAKAAYGYTGENFKPYPASVPTGSKPLAIWRGNDAIAMGAAAAGVKFYAAYPMSPASGILHWMAQHARDLDIMVRQAEDEISVINMIIGAAHSGCRAMCATSGGGFALMTEAIGSAGMMEIPVVIVNTQRGGPSTGLPTKTEQGDLWQALGASQGDYPRIIVAPKNPLDAFDTIPQLFNLVDKYQCPGILLSDEFSADETSTIDPDLINLQPEIDRGELITEPAPSNSYMRYKITKSGISPRALPGLKGYSHVVATDEQDEDGVLISDEFTNPGKRKLMMEKRMRKMADVDKEVDRPRLEGPESDITLIGWGSTHGVINESIQQLNDQGIVANHLHIKWIVPFHATEVIGILAGCKKTIIVENNYSGLFYRYMRSETGVDVDGHIRKYDGEPFMPHHITDGVKAILSGKTKKYVPEHELLV; encoded by the coding sequence ATGAGCTCACGGAAATTTGATTTTGTAATCGCCGTCGGAGGGGCGGCAGGGCAGGGGATCGCGACTCCCGGCAATATTTTGGCAAAGATTTTTGCTCGCAGCGGCCTCTACTTTTTTGCTCATAATGCCTATCAATCGATTATTCGAGGCGGCCACAGTTTTCTCACCGTGCGTGCCAGCGATACGGAAGTGCGAAATCATGGAGACACGTTCCATGTCCTCATTGCTCTCAATCAGGACACCATGGACCGGCATCTCAAACATATGAGTACCGGCACGTGGGTGATTTATAACAGTGACACCATAAAACCCGGGGAAGCGAATGACGGCATACAATTCTGCCCTATGCCCGTTAAAGTGCTGTCGAACAACGACCGGAACAAGCTGGTCCAGAATACAGTAGCAATTGCTGCCGTGGTAAATCTTCTTGGAATGGGTTTTGAGACCCTGGAATCAGTACTGAATGAGTATTTCAAGAGGAAAGGGGAGGAGGTGGTAAACGCCAACGTGAACGTAGCGAAAGCCGCCTATGGCTACACAGGAGAAAACTTTAAGCCCTATCCGGCCAGCGTACCCACGGGATCAAAGCCCTTGGCCATATGGAGAGGAAACGATGCAATTGCCATGGGCGCCGCCGCCGCCGGAGTGAAGTTTTATGCTGCATATCCCATGAGCCCTGCAAGCGGGATTCTCCACTGGATGGCTCAGCATGCCCGGGACCTCGACATCATGGTTCGTCAGGCGGAGGATGAGATCAGTGTTATCAACATGATCATCGGAGCGGCCCATTCCGGATGCCGCGCCATGTGTGCCACATCGGGAGGGGGGTTCGCCCTCATGACGGAAGCAATAGGAAGTGCCGGCATGATGGAGATACCCGTGGTCATCGTGAACACTCAAAGAGGGGGGCCCTCCACGGGTCTTCCCACAAAGACCGAACAGGGAGACCTCTGGCAGGCACTGGGGGCGAGTCAGGGGGACTATCCACGCATTATCGTGGCGCCCAAGAATCCCCTGGACGCCTTTGATACGATTCCCCAACTGTTTAACCTGGTGGATAAATACCAGTGTCCCGGCATCCTCCTTTCAGACGAATTCTCGGCCGATGAAACGTCTACTATCGATCCTGACCTTATCAATCTCCAGCCCGAGATTGACCGGGGGGAGTTGATCACCGAGCCGGCACCGTCCAACAGCTACATGCGTTATAAGATCACGAAAAGTGGGATCTCCCCTCGAGCCCTTCCCGGACTCAAGGGGTACAGCCATGTGGTGGCTACCGATGAACAGGACGAGGACGGGGTTCTCATTAGTGACGAGTTTACAAACCCGGGAAAACGGAAGCTGATGATGGAGAAACGCATGCGAAAGATGGCTGACGTTGACAAGGAGGTCGATAGGCCACGTTTAGAAGGTCCAGAGTCCGATATCACATTGATCGGATGGGGCTCAACTCACGGAGTGATCAACGAGTCAATCCAGCAGCTCAACGACCAAGGCATCGTTGCCAATCATTTACATATCAAGTGGATCGTCCCTTTTCACGCCACGGAGGTGATCGGAATTCTTGCTGGCTGCAAGAAGACGATTATCGTGGAGAACAACTATTCGGGTCTCTTTTATCGCTACATGCGGAGTGAAACAGGTGTCGATGTGGATGGACACATTCGCAAATACGACGGTGAACCGTTCATGCCACATCACATCACAGACGGCGTGAAGGCGATCTTATCTGGGAAAACGAAGAAATACGTTCCTGAGCACGAACTTTTAGTATAG
- the msrB gene encoding peptide-methionine (R)-S-oxide reductase MsrB, producing the protein MKNISWFTISLLLVAMGGSDATGGEKQKESSKMENDSARFRKATLAGGCFWCMEHPFESLDGVKEVIAGYSGGHKENPTYEEVSTGNTGHTEAAQIIFDPHKVSFSELLDVFWRQIDPTDAGGSFADRGSQYRTAIFYHDQEQKRLAEESKHELGKSGRFSQPIVTEILPYSKFWKAEDYHQDYYKKHTVGYKQYRKGSGRDEYLEKTWGKSLKKTSGFQKPSDEELKKQLTSLQYTVTQESGTERPFDNEYWDSKKEGIYVDIVSGEPLFSSLDKFDSGTGWPCFTKPFDSDALVEKEDRSLLRLRTEVRSVQADSHLGHVFNDGPNPTGLRYCINSAALKFIPKEELEEKGYGKYKALFE; encoded by the coding sequence ATGAAAAATATAAGCTGGTTCACCATTAGTCTGCTTCTTGTAGCAATGGGGGGCTCCGACGCGACCGGTGGAGAGAAGCAAAAGGAGAGTTCCAAAATGGAAAACGATTCTGCCAGATTTAGGAAGGCCACCCTCGCTGGCGGTTGCTTCTGGTGCATGGAGCATCCGTTTGAAAGTCTTGATGGAGTAAAGGAAGTCATTGCCGGGTATTCCGGCGGACACAAGGAAAACCCCACGTATGAGGAAGTGTCTACTGGCAACACGGGTCACACTGAAGCGGCTCAAATTATCTTCGATCCCCACAAGGTCAGTTTTTCAGAACTTCTTGATGTTTTCTGGAGACAAATTGATCCCACGGATGCAGGAGGTTCGTTCGCAGACAGGGGTTCTCAGTACCGAACGGCCATTTTCTACCACGACCAGGAACAGAAGCGGCTGGCGGAGGAATCAAAACATGAGCTCGGGAAGTCAGGACGATTTAGCCAGCCCATCGTTACCGAAATTCTCCCTTACTCCAAATTCTGGAAAGCAGAAGACTATCACCAGGACTATTACAAAAAACATACAGTGGGATACAAACAGTACAGAAAGGGCTCTGGTCGGGATGAATACCTTGAGAAAACGTGGGGGAAATCTCTGAAGAAAACTTCCGGGTTCCAAAAACCGTCCGATGAAGAGCTAAAGAAGCAGTTAACTTCCCTGCAGTATACAGTTACCCAGGAATCAGGAACAGAGAGACCCTTCGATAATGAATACTGGGACAGCAAAAAGGAAGGGATCTATGTGGACATTGTTTCCGGGGAACCTCTTTTCAGCTCTCTGGACAAATTTGATTCCGGAACGGGGTGGCCCTGTTTTACGAAACCCTTTGACTCCGATGCCCTGGTGGAAAAAGAAGACAGAAGCCTGCTCAGGCTGCGAACGGAAGTAAGAAGTGTGCAGGCCGATTCCCATCTTGGCCACGTATTCAACGATGGCCCCAATCCGACCGGACTACGTTATTGCATCAATTCAGCGGCCCTTAAGTTTATCCCAAAAGAGGAGTTGGAAGAAAAGGGGTACGGAAAGTATAAGGCCCTCTTCGAATAG
- a CDS encoding PQQ-dependent sugar dehydrogenase: MIRSIICIFVLQLLGKAQNPDISSRLVADGFVKPIYVTSHPQDAGQLFVLEQKGIIKIVQDGEVVSKPFLNITDRVHNPITPGDERGLLGLAFHGDYERNGYLYVNYVNKKGESIISRFETSRRSREVDPTSESVLIRLAQPFSNHNGGHLAFGPKDGYLYIALGDGGKLGDPFNHAQSLDNLFGKILRIDVDGSGPYGIPPDNPFANNPEVREEIWVYGLRNPWRFSFDRATGDMYIGDVGQDTWEEIDFQSSKSPGAENYGWRIMEGNHCYDPPAGCGQAGLIKPIWEYSNDADYMRTLTGMSQPEVNGCSVTGGYVYRGKRLHDLQGTYFFADYCSGNIWSFQLNDNRVTNFRDRTREINLGGGEYTTYVSSFGEDALGELYVVDYNGGVYKIVPAE; the protein is encoded by the coding sequence ATGATACGGTCTATCATCTGCATTTTCGTCCTTCAACTCTTGGGCAAAGCTCAGAATCCGGACATTTCGTCCAGGCTTGTCGCCGACGGTTTTGTGAAGCCCATATACGTCACGTCCCACCCGCAAGACGCCGGGCAGCTCTTTGTGCTGGAGCAAAAGGGAATCATCAAGATTGTCCAGGATGGAGAGGTTGTCTCAAAACCGTTTTTGAACATCACCGACCGGGTACATAATCCCATCACGCCCGGAGATGAACGTGGACTATTAGGGCTCGCATTTCACGGGGATTATGAACGAAACGGCTATCTTTACGTCAATTATGTGAATAAGAAGGGTGAGAGTATCATATCCAGGTTTGAGACTTCCCGGCGTTCCCGTGAGGTGGATCCCACGTCAGAAAGTGTTCTGATTAGACTGGCACAACCCTTTTCCAATCACAACGGAGGTCACCTGGCTTTTGGCCCAAAGGATGGATATCTCTACATCGCTTTAGGAGATGGAGGGAAGTTGGGTGATCCTTTCAATCACGCACAATCTCTCGATAATCTTTTCGGAAAGATTCTGAGGATTGATGTAGACGGAAGTGGGCCCTACGGAATACCACCGGATAACCCGTTTGCGAATAACCCGGAAGTGAGGGAAGAGATCTGGGTGTACGGTTTGCGCAATCCGTGGCGGTTTTCCTTCGACCGGGCCACGGGGGACATGTACATAGGCGACGTTGGACAGGATACCTGGGAGGAAATAGATTTTCAATCATCAAAAAGTCCCGGTGCCGAAAACTACGGTTGGCGCATTATGGAAGGTAATCACTGCTACGACCCGCCAGCGGGCTGCGGCCAGGCGGGCCTCATAAAACCGATCTGGGAATATTCCAACGATGCTGATTATATGCGCACTCTGACTGGAATGTCCCAGCCTGAAGTCAACGGCTGTTCAGTGACGGGGGGCTACGTTTACCGGGGTAAACGCCTTCATGATCTTCAAGGTACGTATTTCTTCGCTGACTATTGTTCCGGTAACATCTGGAGTTTCCAATTGAATGATAACAGGGTCACCAATTTCCGCGATAGGACCCGTGAGATCAATTTAGGTGGTGGGGAGTATACGACCTACGTCTCTTCCTTCGGAGAAGATGCCCTGGGAGAACTATATGTCGTTGATTATAATGGAGGCGTATACAAGATCGTTCCGGCGGAATAA
- a CDS encoding carboxypeptidase regulatory-like domain-containing protein: MKPLRFYVVSSLLLITLTIPGMVLGQGVTTASINGLVTDEKGESLTGANIVVVHEPSGTQYGAVVRIGGLFDLLNLRVGGPYTVTASFIGYQTRKEENVFVSLGQTVRLDFRLIEEAIEMEMIQVVAEQDEVLNSGRTGAATYVSPDQVAQLPSIKRSTRDITRLDPRSDGNFSFGGRNWLYNNISLDGSYFNNPFGLDDPAVGGQTNAEPVPYDAIEQVQVSIAPFDVREGGFIGAGINSVTKSGTNRFRGSIYSFFRNESLMGNKVGGEDVIANPDLSFNQSGFTLSGPIIQNKLFFFINAELERRDDPGTNFVADKGGNVEFGESRVEASVMDEISQIMNDVYDYDTGPYEGFIHETDNNKLLLKLDWNINVNHNLTFRYNMLDAVRALPPHGFVLSFNNTGRGPNSSSLPFQNSGYKINNELNSYALEINSTFGSKVANRLFFSYNRFRDFRDPFSRDFPTIEIGEAGVTYTTVGHEPFSIHNILDQDVIQVTNNLSYFMGKHVLTAGFNYERFKFFNSFNIFRHGLFMVAGDLDYLFPGAGFLDFLGATTFSSLDNFFARTDEDSADFYDFNALADWNVGGSGPYKGEEIDVAQLSVYGQDEFWLSDNVKVTAGLRIDIPQYNTEPVDNPFSRELTLLDENDESETVDQSKLPDASPLYSPRAGFNWDVNGDRSFQIRGGTGVFTGRLPFVWVGNVISNPGVNLNLYPTISEDEALDDHLTDDGDGRQGGLEGTKSVLQQSFDLNGIDADFNWPQVWTTNLAVDKQLPGNMLGTLELLYGKDINAIYMRNADMIKPDRTLKDGRPYFTDGDGVFELNPDGGAGVYVLDNTDEGYNLTLTVQLRKQFENGLNTSLAYTYLQAKNNLKSTEIASVLWQNQPVQGDPNNPRISWSEFGNPHRIIGSANYRHVWSTNMGTSVGLFFEMAQGNRYIYSGGNRYSFIYSGDVNGDGYGGNDLIYIPESASDINLDDPDDWDALDAFIKQDDYLSEHRGEISERFGAINPWFSNIDLRVLQDYSMDLGGQRHTVQLSLDIMNAANLLSSNFGVRKVASPAATSPLKLVGWTDGGEPIFDFTGPSETYIDDPGEFSRWRVQLGLRYLF; this comes from the coding sequence ATGAAGCCGCTCAGATTCTATGTCGTTTCGAGTTTACTGTTGATTACCTTAACCATTCCGGGGATGGTACTCGGCCAGGGAGTCACCACCGCCAGCATAAACGGTCTCGTCACAGACGAAAAAGGCGAATCCCTTACCGGGGCAAACATAGTTGTGGTTCATGAACCCAGCGGCACCCAGTATGGAGCCGTCGTCAGAATCGGTGGTCTGTTTGATCTACTGAATCTTAGAGTTGGTGGCCCATATACGGTTACGGCGTCTTTTATCGGTTACCAAACACGTAAGGAAGAAAATGTTTTTGTGAGCTTGGGGCAGACGGTAAGGCTCGACTTCCGTCTTATAGAGGAAGCCATCGAGATGGAAATGATTCAGGTGGTGGCGGAACAAGATGAAGTCTTAAACAGTGGCAGAACCGGAGCAGCAACATACGTAAGTCCCGACCAGGTTGCTCAACTGCCTTCAATCAAGCGGAGCACGAGGGACATAACAAGACTGGATCCCCGCAGTGACGGTAATTTCAGTTTTGGCGGGAGAAATTGGTTGTATAACAACATATCCCTCGACGGTTCGTACTTCAACAATCCCTTCGGTTTAGATGATCCAGCAGTGGGAGGACAGACCAATGCTGAGCCCGTCCCCTATGACGCCATTGAGCAGGTTCAGGTTTCCATCGCTCCATTTGACGTTCGGGAAGGCGGGTTTATTGGTGCCGGTATCAACTCGGTAACGAAAAGTGGCACCAATCGATTCAGAGGATCGATCTACAGTTTCTTCAGGAACGAAAGCCTGATGGGGAATAAGGTTGGTGGTGAGGACGTTATTGCCAACCCGGATTTATCGTTTAATCAGTCGGGTTTTACGCTGAGTGGTCCCATTATACAGAACAAACTGTTCTTCTTTATTAACGCGGAACTGGAGCGGAGAGATGATCCTGGGACGAACTTTGTGGCTGACAAGGGTGGCAATGTGGAATTCGGGGAATCACGGGTTGAAGCGTCGGTCATGGACGAAATCAGTCAAATAATGAATGACGTCTACGACTATGATACGGGACCCTACGAAGGATTTATCCATGAGACAGACAACAACAAGCTCCTTTTGAAGCTGGACTGGAACATCAATGTTAACCACAACCTGACCTTTAGATATAATATGTTGGACGCGGTGCGTGCATTGCCTCCACACGGGTTTGTTCTCAGTTTCAACAATACTGGCCGGGGACCCAACTCAAGCAGCCTTCCCTTCCAGAATTCGGGGTATAAGATAAACAACGAGCTCAATTCCTATGCCCTGGAAATCAACAGCACGTTTGGTAGCAAGGTGGCCAATCGGCTCTTTTTTAGCTATAACAGATTCCGCGATTTCCGCGATCCCTTCAGTCGGGATTTCCCCACCATTGAAATCGGGGAGGCGGGCGTGACCTACACGACAGTGGGGCATGAACCGTTCTCGATCCACAATATCCTTGACCAGGATGTTATTCAGGTCACGAATAACCTGAGCTACTTTATGGGCAAGCACGTTCTGACAGCCGGGTTCAATTACGAACGGTTCAAGTTCTTCAACTCATTTAACATATTTCGTCACGGGCTATTTATGGTTGCAGGGGATTTAGATTATCTGTTTCCTGGTGCCGGGTTCTTGGATTTCTTGGGTGCCACGACGTTTTCATCCCTGGATAATTTCTTCGCCCGTACGGACGAGGACAGTGCTGACTTTTATGACTTCAATGCCTTAGCTGACTGGAACGTCGGCGGTTCCGGTCCATACAAAGGTGAAGAAATCGACGTGGCCCAGTTGTCCGTTTATGGTCAGGATGAGTTCTGGCTGAGTGACAACGTGAAAGTGACGGCCGGTCTGAGGATCGATATTCCACAATACAACACAGAGCCGGTAGACAATCCCTTTTCCCGGGAGTTGACTCTGCTGGATGAGAACGACGAATCTGAAACGGTGGACCAGAGCAAGCTGCCCGACGCTTCACCGCTTTACTCGCCTAGAGCTGGTTTTAACTGGGACGTGAATGGAGATCGTTCCTTTCAGATTCGGGGCGGCACCGGTGTCTTCACCGGTCGGCTCCCCTTCGTCTGGGTGGGTAACGTGATATCGAATCCGGGAGTCAATCTCAACCTTTATCCAACAATCTCGGAAGACGAGGCGCTGGATGATCACCTCACGGATGATGGTGACGGAAGGCAGGGAGGACTTGAGGGTACCAAGTCTGTATTGCAACAGTCTTTTGATCTCAATGGCATCGATGCGGATTTCAACTGGCCGCAGGTTTGGACCACCAATTTGGCCGTAGATAAACAGCTGCCTGGAAACATGCTGGGAACGTTGGAATTGCTATACGGCAAGGACATCAACGCCATCTATATGCGGAATGCTGACATGATAAAGCCGGACCGTACACTGAAGGACGGACGACCGTACTTCACTGATGGGGATGGTGTCTTTGAATTGAATCCCGATGGGGGTGCCGGGGTCTACGTTCTTGACAATACGGACGAAGGCTACAACCTGACGCTGACGGTTCAGCTACGCAAGCAGTTCGAGAATGGACTGAATACCAGTCTGGCATACACATACCTACAGGCAAAAAACAACCTGAAATCTACCGAGATTGCCAGTGTCTTGTGGCAGAATCAGCCGGTTCAAGGTGATCCCAACAACCCAAGAATCAGCTGGTCTGAATTCGGAAACCCCCACAGGATCATCGGTAGTGCCAACTACCGTCATGTATGGTCGACAAATATGGGTACCAGTGTGGGTCTCTTCTTTGAGATGGCGCAAGGGAACCGGTATATTTATTCTGGAGGCAACCGATATTCCTTTATCTATTCCGGCGACGTGAATGGGGATGGGTATGGGGGTAACGATCTCATCTATATTCCCGAAAGTGCCAGTGACATAAATCTTGATGACCCCGATGACTGGGATGCCTTAGACGCATTCATCAAACAGGATGATTATTTGAGTGAACATCGTGGAGAGATATCCGAGAGATTTGGCGCCATAAATCCGTGGTTCAGTAATATCGACCTGAGGGTACTTCAGGACTATTCAATGGATCTCGGAGGTCAAAGACATACGGTGCAATTGAGCCTTGATATTATGAATGCGGCTAACCTGCTAAGTTCAAATTTTGGCGTACGGAAAGTGGCTAGCCCGGCAGCGACTTCACCCCTTAAGCTGGTAGGCTGGACGGACGGCGGAGAGCCAATCTTTGACTTTACCGGACCTTCCGAGACGTACATAGACGATCCGGGTGAGTTTTCGCGTTGGCGGGTTCAGCTCGGCCTCCGATATCTCTTCTAA
- the asnA gene encoding aspartate--ammonia ligase, translated as MTSPSKKDDLAGPGIGDYDELEKILPEEYQSLLTPKETMKALYALKNYIEENLCKKLNLTMVQVPLIVDVQSGVNDYLDRDGSRAPIQFHISNDYDKHPIDAQIVQAATKWKRVALKQFGMEAGEGICTDMRAVRKDYFLDHDHSAYVDQWDWELVIAEEQRNLDFLTAIVKKLWKVLKGAETFVQEMYPQLKTDRYPGLPEELTFLHAEDILDRYPELARKARETEILKEYPAIFIYGIGWTLKDGYPHEMRAADYDDWVTETTSEDGRPMHGLNGDILVWNPITRRRHELTSMGIRVSAETLRKQLEITKQQHFLKMPYHQALLNNEIPLCVGGGIGQSRTYMLLLKKAHLGEVSVTVWPTILKDMCRSRNIRVLE; from the coding sequence ATGACATCACCATCGAAAAAGGATGATCTTGCCGGACCAGGAATCGGGGATTATGATGAACTGGAAAAAATCCTGCCCGAAGAATATCAATCACTACTCACCCCAAAAGAGACCATGAAAGCGCTCTACGCTCTGAAGAACTATATTGAGGAGAACCTGTGCAAAAAACTCAATCTCACGATGGTACAGGTCCCTCTCATCGTCGATGTACAAAGCGGTGTGAACGATTATCTGGACCGCGACGGGTCGCGTGCCCCCATTCAGTTCCATATCTCCAATGATTACGACAAGCATCCCATCGATGCCCAAATTGTTCAAGCTGCCACCAAATGGAAGAGGGTGGCCCTAAAACAATTTGGAATGGAAGCGGGAGAGGGAATTTGTACCGATATGAGAGCGGTAAGAAAAGACTATTTTCTCGACCACGATCACAGCGCGTATGTGGACCAGTGGGACTGGGAGCTGGTAATCGCAGAGGAACAACGCAACCTGGACTTCCTCACCGCTATTGTCAAAAAGTTATGGAAAGTTCTCAAGGGGGCCGAGACGTTTGTCCAGGAGATGTATCCACAGTTGAAAACGGACAGATATCCCGGTTTGCCAGAGGAGTTAACGTTCCTTCACGCGGAGGATATTCTCGACCGGTACCCGGAGCTGGCTCGCAAAGCCCGGGAGACTGAAATCCTGAAGGAATACCCGGCCATATTTATCTATGGGATAGGCTGGACGCTAAAAGACGGTTATCCCCACGAAATGAGGGCAGCCGATTACGATGACTGGGTCACAGAAACCACCTCGGAAGACGGACGGCCCATGCATGGTCTAAACGGTGACATCCTGGTCTGGAACCCGATCACCCGCCGACGTCACGAACTAACATCCATGGGTATTAGAGTCAGCGCCGAGACTCTCAGAAAACAGCTGGAAATCACGAAACAACAGCATTTCCTCAAAATGCCCTATCATCAGGCTCTCCTGAATAATGAAATTCCTCTCTGTGTGGGAGGAGGGATTGGACAATCGCGAACCTACATGCTCTTGCTCAAGAAAGCCCATCTTGGGGAGGTGAGCGTTACCGTGTGGCCCACAATTCTTAAAGATATGTGTCGGTCAAGAAACATACGTGTTCTTGAATAG